From a region of the bacterium genome:
- a CDS encoding PAS domain-containing protein gives MRAVNAASGVAVHVLIAEPFQEGPTATSTADALRRLGPAVQLELHHEVRVAAAALRARHADLAVLDCRLGDDLWSLLQRAGEGATPAIVIGEANDESFALRAFRAGAAACVARGPALGDDLSIAAREQLQWLRRIKASVPPVENVENAGSLGRYSGHVIENMNSAVLVLDCHARVSYANPTAERVLGAGSGELTGRDIRDWFPGAGPGDVLPLLTLEEGTRFRGVETVLTRADGTLIPTGISCAPLVDASGVREGAVAIFQDLTEIKQLQRQVLQTEKMASIGQLAAGVAHEINNPMGFIHANLSQLTEYLDDLQKVWAHVEGLRAAAGRERLDGQEVRDAASALDGTIQAVDANFLMQDFGTAIRESLEGSERIRAIVTDLRAFSHQDTAERALCDVNRALDSTAHIVWTMMKHSVVLTKQYAELAPVVCFPMQLKQVFMNLLVNACQAIEERAAQEELRGEIRLQTELQGDEVLISVSDNGAGMPKATLDRIFDPFFTTKEVGVGTGLGLSTSFNLIRNHGGMLRVESELGRGTSFEVRLPLGDPDELL, from the coding sequence GTGCGGGCTGTGAACGCGGCTTCCGGTGTGGCGGTCCACGTGCTGATCGCGGAGCCCTTTCAGGAAGGCCCCACGGCGACGTCCACCGCGGATGCGCTTCGGCGGCTGGGCCCGGCGGTTCAGCTCGAATTGCATCATGAGGTTCGCGTCGCTGCCGCCGCCCTGCGGGCTCGGCACGCGGATCTGGCTGTTCTCGATTGCCGCCTCGGCGACGATCTCTGGTCTCTCTTGCAACGCGCAGGAGAGGGTGCGACGCCGGCGATCGTGATCGGCGAGGCCAATGACGAGTCCTTCGCACTCCGGGCCTTTCGTGCTGGTGCCGCTGCTTGCGTGGCCCGCGGCCCTGCGCTCGGTGACGACCTTTCGATCGCTGCGCGCGAGCAGCTCCAATGGCTGCGCCGGATCAAGGCCAGCGTTCCGCCGGTCGAGAACGTGGAAAACGCTGGTAGTCTGGGGCGTTACAGCGGGCATGTGATCGAAAACATGAATAGCGCGGTGCTGGTCCTCGATTGCCATGCGAGGGTCTCCTACGCCAATCCCACGGCTGAGAGGGTGCTCGGCGCGGGGTCCGGAGAACTCACCGGGCGGGACATCCGCGATTGGTTCCCGGGCGCCGGTCCGGGCGACGTGCTGCCACTTCTGACGCTCGAAGAAGGTACGCGCTTTCGCGGCGTCGAGACGGTTCTGACGAGGGCCGACGGAACCTTGATCCCCACCGGGATCTCCTGCGCACCACTCGTCGATGCGAGCGGTGTCCGCGAGGGTGCCGTCGCGATCTTCCAGGACCTGACCGAGATCAAGCAGCTCCAGCGCCAGGTTCTACAGACGGAAAAGATGGCCTCGATCGGCCAGTTGGCAGCGGGCGTGGCCCACGAGATCAACAACCCGATGGGCTTCATCCACGCGAACCTCTCCCAGCTCACCGAGTACCTCGATGACTTGCAGAAGGTCTGGGCCCACGTGGAGGGTCTGCGCGCTGCGGCCGGACGCGAAAGGCTCGATGGCCAGGAGGTTCGGGATGCGGCCAGCGCGTTGGACGGCACCATCCAGGCCGTCGACGCGAACTTCCTGATGCAGGATTTCGGCACGGCGATTCGGGAATCGCTGGAGGGGTCCGAACGGATCCGCGCGATCGTCACCGACCTGCGGGCCTTCTCCCACCAGGACACTGCCGAGCGGGCGCTGTGTGACGTGAACCGGGCATTGGATTCTACGGCCCACATCGTGTGGACCATGATGAAGCACTCGGTCGTCCTGACGAAGCAGTACGCCGAGCTCGCGCCCGTGGTCTGCTTCCCGATGCAGCTGAAGCAGGTGTTCATGAACCTGCTGGTGAATGCCTGCCAGGCCATCGAGGAACGGGCGGCCCAGGAAGAGCTGCGCGGAGAGATCCGACTGCAGACGGAGCTGCAAGGCGATGAGGTCCTGATCAGCGTATCGGACAATGGCGCGGGGATGCCGAAGGCCACCCTGGACCGGATCTTCGATCCGTTCTTCACCACCAAGGAAGTGGGTGTCGGTACCGGCCTTGGCCTCTCGACCTCTTTCAATCTGATCCGGAACCACGGCGGTATGCTGCGGGTCGAGAGCGAGCTGGGCCGCGGTACGAGCTTCGAGGTTCGGCTGCCGCTGGGCGATCCGGATGAGTTGCTGTGA
- a CDS encoding response regulator has protein sequence MSEPLPVVLLVDDEKHILSALSRSLRREGYEILTAGGADEALRLLGERQVDLIVSDQKMPGTHGIAFLSEVERGGSRVPRVLLTGWPEEIPQAEIDRAGITALLPKPWDDAELKSTLRSCLAR, from the coding sequence GTGAGCGAGCCGCTCCCGGTCGTCCTGCTCGTGGATGACGAGAAGCACATCCTCTCCGCACTCAGCCGCTCGCTGCGTCGCGAGGGCTACGAAATCCTGACCGCAGGCGGCGCCGACGAAGCGCTTCGGCTGCTTGGCGAACGACAGGTCGACCTGATCGTCTCGGACCAGAAGATGCCGGGTACTCACGGCATCGCATTCCTCAGCGAGGTCGAGCGCGGCGGAAGCCGTGTGCCACGGGTTCTTCTGACCGGCTGGCCCGAAGAGATCCCCCAGGCCGAGATCGACCGCGCCGGGATCACAGCCCTGCTTCCCAAGCCGTGGGACGATGCAGAGCTGAAATCGACCCTTCGATCCTGCTTGGCGCGCTAG
- a CDS encoding sigma-54-dependent Fis family transcriptional regulator — MDDEPLFVRAMDRILRPEQHTLMAASCWAEFEPQLADPTLDLVLLDLVLGTVDGIAVLERIKALRPDLEVIVLTGHASVESAVGCMRLGAFDYLEKPVSDIHRVRNTVRRAIERRRLVHRTRMLEQELAGREGAPELIGGVPSMRAIVRMIESLRHNESNVLVQGESGTGKEIVARAIHAASLRKDCTFVPVDCGALPETIIESELFGHEKGAFTGAVGAPGLFRVADGGTLFLDEIGEIQPSVQAKLLRALQQKEVRPVGATHAMPVDIRVICATNRDLSEMVAEGSFRQDLYYRLNVVRIELPPLRERSEDVALLAQHLLHKHRRPDSPVRGFTPEALERLCGQRWPGNVRELENAIESALALAQDERLGVADFRDGHSPLPVLAMKPADAAVPLSLEAYERLALERALEESRGDASEAARRLGIGRSTLYRKLSKHGIEAGRRATHPTGPVGRLEAVR; from the coding sequence GTGGATGACGAGCCGCTCTTCGTACGTGCCATGGATCGTATCTTGCGCCCCGAGCAGCATACCTTGATGGCCGCCTCCTGCTGGGCCGAGTTCGAGCCCCAGTTGGCCGATCCCACACTTGACCTGGTGCTCCTGGATCTGGTGCTGGGGACGGTCGACGGAATCGCGGTACTCGAGCGGATCAAGGCCTTGCGGCCGGATCTGGAAGTCATCGTCCTGACAGGCCACGCCAGCGTAGAGAGCGCGGTGGGCTGCATGCGCCTCGGTGCCTTCGACTATCTCGAGAAGCCCGTGAGCGATATCCATCGGGTGCGAAATACGGTGCGTCGCGCCATCGAACGCCGGCGGCTGGTCCATCGCACCCGGATGCTCGAGCAGGAGTTGGCAGGGCGCGAGGGTGCGCCCGAGTTGATCGGCGGCGTGCCTTCGATGCGGGCGATCGTGCGGATGATCGAGAGTCTCCGCCACAACGAGTCCAACGTGCTCGTGCAAGGCGAGAGCGGGACCGGCAAGGAGATCGTTGCGCGCGCCATCCACGCCGCGAGTCTGCGCAAGGATTGCACCTTCGTCCCGGTCGATTGCGGTGCGCTGCCGGAGACGATCATCGAGAGCGAGCTCTTCGGGCACGAGAAGGGCGCCTTTACCGGCGCCGTGGGTGCCCCGGGGCTCTTCCGGGTCGCAGACGGCGGGACGCTCTTCCTCGACGAGATCGGCGAGATCCAGCCGAGCGTGCAGGCCAAGCTGCTGCGCGCATTGCAGCAGAAGGAAGTCCGCCCCGTGGGCGCGACGCATGCCATGCCGGTGGACATCCGGGTCATCTGCGCGACCAATCGGGATCTGTCCGAGATGGTCGCGGAAGGCAGCTTCCGCCAGGATCTCTACTACCGGTTGAACGTCGTTCGCATCGAGCTTCCGCCGCTTCGTGAGCGCAGCGAGGATGTGGCGCTACTTGCCCAACACCTCCTTCACAAGCATCGCCGGCCGGATTCCCCTGTGCGCGGCTTCACGCCGGAGGCGCTGGAGCGGCTGTGCGGGCAACGCTGGCCCGGCAACGTTCGCGAGCTGGAGAACGCCATCGAATCTGCCCTTGCCCTGGCCCAGGACGAGCGGCTCGGTGTCGCAGATTTCCGGGACGGCCATTCGCCGCTGCCGGTGCTGGCAATGAAACCCGCCGACGCGGCTGTGCCGCTTTCCCTCGAGGCCTACGAGCGTCTGGCTCTGGAGCGAGCGCTGGAGGAGAGCCGCGGCGATGCCAGCGAGGCTGCACGCAGGCTCGGCATTGGTCGCTCTACCTTGTACCGCAAGCTCTCCAAGCACGGGATCGAGGCGGGCCGACGCGCGACCCATCCGACGGGACCGGTGGGTAGGCTCGAAGCCGTCCGGTAG